In Streptomyces paludis, the genomic stretch GCCGCGCGCCTCCAGCGTGGAGAGCCCGCCGCCGAGCCGGTCCACCCAGCTGTGGGCCTCCACCTCGGCGTCCCGCGCGTCGGTGACCGTACCCGCGCCCGGGCCCGGTGGGGTGTTTCCGGTCCGGGCCCGCTGTGTGAAGAGGATCGCCCCGCCCACGATCATGGCCAGCAGAAGCACGATCACGACCATCGCTCGTTCCCTCCGGAGTGTCACGGGCCATCAGCCACCGGGGGCCGTCGACCCCCGTGGCTCCATGGCACACCGGCCCCCTTTGAGGGGCCTGTGAACCCGCTTCGGGTGGGCTGAGCGCACCGAGCCCGCGCTCCCCCTACTTGGCGTTCCGCGCCAGGCCCAGGGCGTACTCCTCGTACCAGTCGCCCGCCTTGGGGCCGCCCTTGCAGTCGCCGTCGGATTCGCCGGGGCGCTTGATCCAGAGATACGCCTTCACCAGGGGGTCGGAGGTCTGTGTGGTGGGGCGCTCGCCCAGGGCGCGGCCCGGGGGGTTGCACCAGTTCTCGGCCGGATCGCCCCCGGTGTAGGGGCCGTTGCCGTTGCGGCTGGTGTCGATGACGAAGGGCTTGCCGCCGACCTTGGCGGAGAGGCGCTTCCCGAAGTCCGCACTCGCTTTCGTGGGGTAGAAGTTGGACACATTGACGGAGAATCCGTCGGCCGCGGCGATGCCGGCGCGCTGGAGCGGCTCGAAGAGCGTGTCCGGCGACTGCCAGCCGGCGTTGCCCGCGTCGAGGTAGACCGTGGTGGCGGGCTGCTGCTTGAGACGTTCGACGGCGCCCTTGAGCAGGTCGTACCGCTCCTCGTGGAACTCCTGGGGGGTGCAGCCGTCCACCAGGTGCAGCACGGCGTCGGGCTCCAGGATCACCGTGGTACGGCGGTCACCGATGCCCTTGGCGACCTTGTCGACCCACGTCCGGTACTCATTGCCGTCCGCGGCGCCGCCCCTGGAGAACTGGCCGCAGTCGCGGTGCGGGACGTTGTAGAGGACCAGCAGGGCCTCGCGGTCGGCCGCGGCCGCCGCTTCGGTGAAGCCCTTGGCCTGTTCCTCGGGGGTGTCGGGGGATATCCACTCCCCGACCGGCTGTTCCGCGATCTTCTTGATCAGCTCGGCGTTCTCGTCGTCGCCCTTGCCCACATACGCGGCGACCTGCCGGGCCGCGTTCCCGTCAGGGTTCACCCAGAACGGGTCGACCGCCTTGGGCTGCTGGCTGACCGGCGGGGCCTTCTTCTTTCCGTCTGCCTCGCCGTCCTCCTTCGACGAACAGCCCGCCACCAACAGGACCACCCCCGTCGCGGCCATCGCCGTACGGACGAACCCGCCCGCGCGCACGCGACCCCGGCCGGGATAACTGCCGTACATCCGCTCCCCCTTGGTGCACTGTTCCACGTTGCCGCATGACCACCCCCGACCGGACCCTCCCGGCTTTCGTCAATCCTGGCATACCGGGCCCGGCGGCCACGGGTCCTGTGGAAAACCACTCAGCGGCCGGCCGCGGCGGGGGTCGCAGACGGGGAGACCGGCGCCGCGGGGGTCGCTGCCGCGGGGGTCGCCGTCGGGGGATTCGCGGGCGTGACCGGTTCGCGTACGCCGGTCAGATACGCGGAGACCACCACGTTCGCCGTGTACGCACGCGCCTTGCGGTCAAACGTTCCGCCGCAGGTGATCAGCCGCAGCTCGGCGCGGTTCTTCACGCGCGGGCCGTAGACCTTCTTCGCGTCGAAGCGGTCGAGGGGAACGACCCGTACGTCCTCGATGGTGAACTCAGCGATCCGCCCGTCGGCCCTGGTCACCCGGACCTTCCCGCCGGGCTTGGCGGCGCTCAGCCCGTAGAACACGGCGGCGTCCTCCGCCGTGTCGACATGCCCGACCAAGAGGGCCGCGCCCGCCGCGCCCGGCTCCGCGCCGTCGCCGTACCAGCCGACCGTGTCCGGTGTCCCGTACGGCGGCGGGTCGACCGCGCCCGTGGCATCGAGGCCGCGGGCGACGACGGGCGCGGCGATGCCGAGGGACGGGATCTCGACCCTGCGCGGGGTCGGGGCCCGGTCCGGGCCCGAGTTCGCCGCTCGCACGTCGGGCAGCGGGGCCCGAGCGGACGGCAGCGCCGCCGCCACGAACGGGCGGCCCACCGCCGCGACATCCCCGGTGGTGGGCAGGGACTGCCCGCGGGGCACGCCCGGTCCGTCGCCGGGGCCCGTGCCGGGGCCGGTCCCGAGGCCGTGGCCCCAGAACCAGAGCCCGAGCAGGAGGACGGCCCAGGCCGCGCCCGCGCTGGTGAACAGCCGTCGGGTTGCCCCATGGGCTCGGGGGGAGCCATGGGTTCCGGTGGAACCGGTGATTCCGGTGGAACCGGTACCGTCGCGGCCCGTTGAGCCCGTACGGAAACGGCCTCCGAAGCGGACTCGAAAGCGGCGGCGTGCCCAGCGGCGTCCGATCCGCACGACGGTCAGTCCGCGTCGCGCGCCGACGTGCGCTGCCGTCGCACGCTCCTGAACGCGACGGTCACCGCCGCCACGCCCGCCAGCACCAGCCCGATCACCGCGTGCTGGGTACCGGGACCACTGCCACCGCCGGTCTCGGCCGCGGCCTCCGTCGCGGCTGTCGTCGTCGCCGTACCGCCGCCTCCGGCGTGCACCGGCGCGTACGGAGTGGGGCGGTGCTCGGAGCGTTCGTGGTCGGAGCGCCGTTCGTGATCGGGCCGTTCGTGATCGTTCCGCTGGCCTTCTGGTCTGTGGCCCTCGGTCCGGCGGCCCTCGCCGCGCCCGGCGGGCGGCCCTGACCCCCTGCCGACCTCGAAGCTCCCGGCCGCCACATGGTCGCGGCCGTCACAGGTGACGCTGATCTCCTGCCGTCCCCGCGCGGCGTCCGGTTTGACGTCGACGTGTCCGCGCAGCGGGATGACGTAGTTGGGGTTTCTGGCGACTTCGGCCTGATCCTGGTTGTACTCCTCGCCGAAGGCACGGCGCGCGAGATCGGCGGCCGAGGTGAAGGCCCGGGACGTGGCCGTGGCCGTCTGGGCCTTGCAGCCCTCGACCTGGACCTCGACCCTGCCCCCCGGCTGGATGGTGGACGGTTTGACGGTGACCCGTACGGAGTCGTCGGCTTGGGCGGCGGTGGTGCCGAGGGCGGGCGCGGTCACCAGGACAGTGACCACGCTCGCGGCACGGAGAGCGAGCAGAGCAGAGCGCATCGTTAACCTCCTGGACCGAGACTCACCCGCGCGGGCGGTTTTCGCATCCGGAGCGCGCCGTCACCGGCGCGTCGTCACCCCGTACACCCCGCTGACGTGCTGTGACGTACGTCGGATGACGTGCCGGTACGCGGGTCAGACGCGGTCGATGAGATCGGCGATCGAGTTCATGACCCGGGACGGCCGGAAGGGGTAACGGTCGATGTCCGCGTGGGTCGTGACCCCGGTCAGCACGAGGAAGGTCTCCATCCCGGCCTCCAGCCCCGCCAGCACATCGGTGTCCATCCGGTCACCGATCATCGCGCTGGTCTCGGAGTGCGCGCCGATGGCGTTGAGCCCGGTCCGCATCATGAGCGGGTTGGGCTTGCCCGCGAAGTACGGTTCCTTGCCGGTCGCCTTCGTGATCAGCGCGGCGACGGCGCCGGTCGCGGGGAGCGGGCCCTCGGTGGAGGGGCCGGTCTCGTCCGGATTGGTGCAGATGAACCGCGCGCCGCCGTTGATCAGCCGGATCGCCCTGGTCAGGGCCTCGAAGCTGTACGTACGGGTCTCGCCGAGGACGACGTAGTCCGGCTCGTGGTCGGTGAGGATGTAGCCGATGTCGTGCAGCGCGGTGGTCAGACCCGCCTCACCGATGACATAGGCCGTGCCGCCGGGCCGCTGGTCCTCCAGGAACTTGGCGGTGGCGAGCGCGGACGTCCAGATGTTGTCCACGGGTACGTCGAGACCCATGCGGGACAGCCGGGCCTGGAGATCGCGCGGGGTGTAGATGGAGTTGTTCGTGAGGACGAGGAACGGCTTGCCCGACTCCCTCAGTCGCTTGATGAACTCGGCGGCGCCGGGGATCGGGACACCCTCGTGGATGAGGACGCCGTCCATGTCGGTGAGCCAGGACTCGATCGGCTTGCGCTCTGCCACTGGACTGTTCTCCGCTCTGCGGTGGCCAATAATGCACTGTCCGACACGCCCAGCCTATCCGGGTGTTCCCGGGGCGCGGAGAGGGCGTACGGAGCCGGCGTACGCGGTGGTGAAGCCGGCGGTCGACCCGGTGCTGAAGCCGGTGGTGGGCCCGGTGGTGAACCCCTGCCCGAAGAGCGGCGCCAGGATGAGCTGCGCGGCCCCCTCGGCCACCAGATGCGGGCCGCCCCCGGCGGCGCCGACAGGGACAGCGGTACCGATTGCCGTACGTGGCGCACGTCCGGCGACGGCCGCGCGCACCCCCCGGACGAAACGTTCCTCGTACGCGGCGACGGTACGGCCGCCGAGCAGTACGCGGTCAATGCCGAGGAGCCCGACGAGGTTCGCCGCACCGGCGCCGAGCACGCGCGCGGCCTCGTCCGGATCGC encodes the following:
- a CDS encoding glycoside hydrolase family 6 protein, with the translated sequence MYGSYPGRGRVRAGGFVRTAMAATGVVLLVAGCSSKEDGEADGKKKAPPVSQQPKAVDPFWVNPDGNAARQVAAYVGKGDDENAELIKKIAEQPVGEWISPDTPEEQAKGFTEAAAAADREALLVLYNVPHRDCGQFSRGGAADGNEYRTWVDKVAKGIGDRRTTVILEPDAVLHLVDGCTPQEFHEERYDLLKGAVERLKQQPATTVYLDAGNAGWQSPDTLFEPLQRAGIAAADGFSVNVSNFYPTKASADFGKRLSAKVGGKPFVIDTSRNGNGPYTGGDPAENWCNPPGRALGERPTTQTSDPLVKAYLWIKRPGESDGDCKGGPKAGDWYEEYALGLARNAK
- a CDS encoding class F sortase; its protein translation is MTGSTGTHGSPRAHGATRRLFTSAGAAWAVLLLGLWFWGHGLGTGPGTGPGDGPGVPRGQSLPTTGDVAAVGRPFVAAALPSARAPLPDVRAANSGPDRAPTPRRVEIPSLGIAAPVVARGLDATGAVDPPPYGTPDTVGWYGDGAEPGAAGAALLVGHVDTAEDAAVFYGLSAAKPGGKVRVTRADGRIAEFTIEDVRVVPLDRFDAKKVYGPRVKNRAELRLITCGGTFDRKARAYTANVVVSAYLTGVREPVTPANPPTATPAAATPAAPVSPSATPAAAGR
- a CDS encoding HAD-IIA family hydrolase, which produces MAERKPIESWLTDMDGVLIHEGVPIPGAAEFIKRLRESGKPFLVLTNNSIYTPRDLQARLSRMGLDVPVDNIWTSALATAKFLEDQRPGGTAYVIGEAGLTTALHDIGYILTDHEPDYVVLGETRTYSFEALTRAIRLINGGARFICTNPDETGPSTEGPLPATGAVAALITKATGKEPYFAGKPNPLMMRTGLNAIGAHSETSAMIGDRMDTDVLAGLEAGMETFLVLTGVTTHADIDRYPFRPSRVMNSIADLIDRV